One region of Thiorhodovibrio frisius genomic DNA includes:
- a CDS encoding succinylglutamate desuccinylase/aspartoacylase family protein → MNQTPLQIAEQQILPGRRTRVDIPLPSLFTQNRVVLPVHVIHGRLAGPRLFVTAAIHGDEINGLEIIRRLLATSILRHLRGTLLAVPVVNAYGFVRLSRYLPDRRDLNRSFPGSESGSLAARLAATLMQEVVRDSDLGIDLHTGAAHRENLPQIRAALDDFGMLELASAFGAPVMINAEVRDGSLRAESAALGVPVMVYEGGEALRFNELAIRAGLRGILAVMRYLGMLRGRRSATPTPAIARSTQWARAGQSGVLRQIKPLGSRVVKGAHLATIADPFGDFDTPVPAPTGGIIIGRTNLPLVTEGEALFHIARFEQTAAAAESVEQLQSLLDPPDDLFVDSN, encoded by the coding sequence TTGAATCAAACCCCACTCCAGATCGCCGAGCAGCAGATTCTCCCCGGCCGCCGCACCCGGGTCGACATCCCGCTGCCGAGTCTGTTCACCCAGAACCGGGTGGTTCTGCCGGTACATGTCATCCATGGCCGGCTGGCCGGGCCACGTTTGTTTGTCACCGCCGCCATCCATGGCGATGAGATCAACGGGCTTGAGATCATCCGCCGCCTGCTTGCGACCTCTATCCTGCGCCATCTGCGCGGCACCCTGCTGGCGGTGCCCGTGGTCAATGCCTATGGCTTTGTGCGGCTATCGCGCTATTTACCTGACCGGCGCGATCTTAACCGCAGCTTTCCAGGCTCCGAAAGCGGCTCGCTGGCCGCACGCCTGGCCGCCACCCTGATGCAGGAGGTGGTGCGCGACAGCGATCTTGGCATTGATTTGCACACGGGAGCTGCGCATCGGGAGAATCTGCCGCAGATTCGCGCTGCGCTCGACGACTTTGGCATGCTCGAGCTGGCCAGCGCCTTTGGCGCGCCGGTGATGATCAATGCCGAGGTGCGCGATGGCTCGTTGCGCGCCGAATCGGCCGCGCTCGGCGTGCCGGTGATGGTCTACGAAGGCGGCGAGGCGCTGCGCTTTAACGAACTGGCCATCCGTGCCGGCCTGCGCGGCATTCTGGCGGTGATGCGATATCTCGGCATGCTGCGCGGGCGCCGGTCCGCAACGCCAACACCGGCCATCGCCCGCTCCACCCAGTGGGCGCGCGCCGGGCAGAGCGGCGTGCTACGGCAGATCAAGCCGCTCGGGTCACGGGTGGTCAAGGGCGCTCATCTGGCGACCATTGCTGATCCCTTTGGCGACTTCGACACACCGGTGCCAGCACCCACCGGCGGGATTATCATCGGACGCACCAATCTGCCGCTGGTCACCGAGGGGGAGGCGCTGTTTCATATCGCGCGCTTTGAGCAGACTGCTGCGGCAGCCGAGTCTGTTGAGCAATTGCAAAGTCTGCTTGACCCGCCCGATGATCTCTTTGTGGATTCCAACTGA
- the ribF gene encoding bifunctional riboflavin kinase/FAD synthetase, producing the protein MRLIRGLYNLRASDRGCVATIGNFDGVHLGHRAVFRRLIDLARIHQVPATVITFEPQPMEFFAPKQAPARLTRLREKARVMAEDGIEQLMVLRFDHSLASLDPEVFVSRLLVAGLGVRYLLVGDDFRFGHQRAGDYQLLCDCGQRNGFEVANLATVRDGDERISSTRVRAALAAGELTLARRLLGRPYCLHGRVAHGERRGRELGFPTANIHLHRHATPLSGVYAVLVHGLAQGALPGVANVGIRPTVAGTVVRLEVHLFDFAQDIYGAHLRVEFRTWLRPEQKFSSLAALREQITRDSAAARAVFVQ; encoded by the coding sequence ATGCGCCTAATTCGTGGCCTTTATAATCTGCGTGCCTCTGACCGGGGCTGTGTCGCGACCATCGGTAACTTCGACGGCGTGCATTTGGGCCATCGGGCAGTTTTCCGGCGGCTGATCGATCTTGCGCGCATCCATCAGGTGCCAGCGACTGTCATTACCTTCGAGCCGCAGCCGATGGAGTTTTTCGCGCCCAAGCAGGCACCGGCGCGCCTGACCCGACTGCGCGAGAAGGCGCGGGTCATGGCCGAGGATGGCATCGAGCAGCTGATGGTGCTGCGTTTTGATCATTCCTTGGCAAGTCTCGATCCGGAAGTCTTTGTCTCGCGCCTGCTGGTTGCTGGGCTTGGGGTGCGTTATCTGCTGGTGGGGGACGATTTTCGCTTTGGCCACCAGCGCGCGGGTGACTATCAACTGCTGTGCGATTGCGGCCAAAGGAATGGATTCGAGGTTGCCAATCTGGCAACGGTGCGCGATGGTGACGAGCGCATCAGCAGCACTAGAGTGCGCGCGGCCCTGGCGGCAGGCGAGCTAACACTGGCCCGTCGACTGTTGGGGCGGCCCTATTGTCTGCATGGACGGGTTGCCCATGGCGAAAGACGCGGGCGCGAGCTCGGATTTCCGACAGCCAATATCCACCTGCACCGACACGCCACGCCGCTCAGCGGGGTCTATGCGGTGTTGGTGCATGGCCTGGCTCAAGGCGCGCTGCCCGGTGTCGCCAATGTTGGTATTCGCCCCACGGTAGCCGGCACTGTCGTGCGGCTAGAAGTCCATCTGTTCGACTTCGCGCAAGACATCTACGGTGCGCATCTGCGGGTAGAATTTCGCACCTGGCTGCGCCCTGAACAAAAATTTTCATCCCTCGCAGCACTGCGCGAACAAATCACTCGCGACAGCGCAGCGGCCAGAGCGGTTTTCGTGCAGTAA
- the rimK gene encoding 30S ribosomal protein S6--L-glutamate ligase, with the protein MKIAILSRNASLYSTRRILEAARERGHEARVVDVLRCYMNITSHAPSIHYKGESLTGFDAVIPRIGASVTFYGTAVLRQFEMMNVYPLNESVAITRSRDKLRSLQLLSRKGIGLPVTGFAHAPDDVQDLIKMVGGAPLVIKLLEGTQGIGVVLAETAQAAESVIEAFMGLQVNILVQEYIKESRGTDIRCFVIGDKVVAAMKRQGKEGEFRSNLHRGGTANLIRITPEERSTAVRAARVLGLNVAGVDILRSNHGPLVMEVNSSPGLEGIEAATTKDIAGMIIDFLVKDAIAGKTRTRGKG; encoded by the coding sequence ATGAAAATTGCCATTCTCTCCCGCAACGCCAGCCTCTATTCGACCCGACGCATCCTAGAGGCCGCCCGCGAGCGCGGTCACGAGGCCCGGGTCGTCGACGTGCTGCGCTGCTACATGAATATCACCTCCCATGCCCCGTCCATCCACTACAAGGGCGAGTCCCTGACGGGTTTCGATGCGGTCATTCCGCGCATCGGCGCCTCGGTGACCTTCTACGGCACCGCCGTGCTGCGACAGTTTGAGATGATGAATGTCTATCCGCTGAACGAATCCGTCGCTATCACGCGCTCGCGCGACAAACTGCGCTCGCTTCAGTTGCTGTCGCGCAAGGGGATCGGGCTGCCGGTCACCGGCTTTGCGCATGCACCTGACGATGTTCAGGATCTGATCAAAATGGTCGGCGGCGCACCGCTGGTCATCAAACTGCTGGAAGGCACCCAGGGCATCGGTGTGGTACTGGCCGAAACCGCGCAGGCTGCCGAAAGCGTGATCGAAGCCTTCATGGGACTGCAGGTCAATATTCTGGTGCAGGAATACATCAAGGAATCGCGCGGAACTGACATCCGCTGCTTCGTGATCGGCGACAAGGTGGTCGCGGCCATGAAACGCCAGGGCAAGGAGGGCGAGTTCCGCTCCAATCTGCACCGCGGTGGCACCGCAAACCTTATCCGCATCACGCCGGAGGAACGCTCGACTGCGGTACGCGCCGCGCGCGTCCTGGGGCTGAATGTTGCCGGGGTGGATATCCTGCGCTCCAATCACGGCCCACTGGTTATGGAAGTCAACTCCTCACCTGGACTCGAAGGCATTGAGGCGGCCACCACCAAAGACATTGCCGGCATGATCATCGACTTTCTGGTCAAGGACGCCATTGCCGGCAAGACGCGCACCCGCGGCAAGGGCTAA
- a CDS encoding glycosyltransferase family 2 protein, producing the protein MLGPNSLKLIIQIPCYNEAAALPVTLAALPSQVPGFDFVEWLVIDDGSTDSTADIARAYGVASVVRHTTNFGLAKAFLTGLDACLDRGADVIVNFDADNQYCADDIPALTAPILQGQADMVIGARPISEIDHFSPFKKWLQRLGSWAVRMASGTRVDDAPCGFRAISRSAARQLMVFNNYTYTLETIIQAGQKNIAVESVPIRVNPDLRPSRLVRSIPFYVRKSLITIVRIFVVYRPFRFFGAIGLTVIALGTLIGLRFLGFYLSGDGTGHVQSLILAGILLTIGFQTLLVAFLADLLAANRRLIEDLRSRLPLTVQPINQAHQTAPSHENQPRPN; encoded by the coding sequence ATGCTAGGGCCAAACAGCTTGAAGCTCATCATCCAAATACCCTGCTACAACGAGGCTGCCGCCCTTCCGGTCACACTCGCCGCCCTGCCTAGTCAGGTGCCCGGCTTCGACTTCGTCGAGTGGCTGGTCATTGATGACGGCAGCACCGATAGCACAGCGGACATCGCCCGCGCATATGGCGTCGCCTCCGTCGTTCGCCACACCACCAACTTCGGCCTCGCAAAAGCGTTCCTGACCGGGCTTGATGCCTGCCTAGACCGGGGCGCCGACGTCATTGTCAACTTCGACGCTGACAACCAATACTGTGCCGACGACATCCCCGCCCTCACCGCCCCTATCCTTCAAGGCCAAGCGGACATGGTCATCGGTGCGCGGCCCATCAGTGAAATCGACCATTTCTCCCCATTCAAAAAATGGCTCCAACGACTCGGCAGCTGGGCGGTGCGCATGGCCAGCGGCACCCGTGTCGACGATGCGCCATGTGGCTTTCGCGCCATCAGCCGCTCTGCTGCGCGCCAGCTGATGGTCTTCAACAACTATACCTACACGCTCGAGACTATCATTCAGGCCGGACAGAAAAACATCGCCGTTGAATCCGTGCCCATCCGTGTCAACCCTGACCTGCGCCCTTCCCGCCTCGTGCGCAGCATACCTTTCTATGTTCGCAAGAGCTTGATCACCATCGTGCGCATTTTTGTTGTGTACCGACCGTTTCGTTTCTTTGGTGCCATTGGTCTGACGGTAATCGCACTCGGGACCCTGATCGGTCTGCGCTTCCTGGGGTTTTATCTCTCGGGTGATGGCACAGGTCATGTGCAGTCGCTCATTCTCGCCGGCATTCTGCTCACAATCGGCTTTCAAACTCTACTGGTCGCCTTTCTCGCCGACCTGCTAGCCGCCAACCGCCGCCTAATCGAAGACCTGCGCAGCCGTCTCCCGCTCACCGTCCAACCCATCAACCAGGCCCACCAGACCGCACCAAGCCATGAAAATCAGCCAAGGCCAAACTGA
- a CDS encoding class I SAM-dependent methyltransferase, which produces MKISQGQTEHGIFVGNAYDKYQSTNPLVQRIMQGFELALAALVARSSPASIHEIGCGEGYWVLRWLRAGYRARGCDFSHTVINIARENARLQLHQAPAELFSVTSVYDLDPALDSADLIVCCEVLEHLQEPTRALAVLASLRAKYLILSVPREPLWRALNILRCAYLPQAGNTPGHIQHWSSHSFQALVAQYFDIIAVRRPLPWCMLLCRPRT; this is translated from the coding sequence ATGAAAATCAGCCAAGGCCAAACTGAGCACGGCATCTTCGTCGGCAACGCCTACGACAAATATCAATCCACAAACCCGCTGGTCCAGCGAATCATGCAGGGCTTCGAGCTGGCTTTGGCAGCCTTGGTCGCCCGAAGCTCACCCGCAAGCATTCACGAGATTGGCTGCGGCGAAGGCTATTGGGTACTGCGCTGGCTCCGTGCCGGCTACCGCGCTCGCGGCTGCGATTTTTCGCACACGGTCATAAACATCGCGCGGGAAAACGCCCGGCTACAGCTTCATCAGGCACCAGCGGAGTTGTTTAGCGTAACCAGTGTTTACGATCTGGACCCAGCGCTCGACAGCGCCGATCTCATCGTCTGCTGCGAGGTGCTCGAGCATCTTCAAGAGCCGACCAGGGCGCTCGCTGTCCTCGCCTCGCTGCGCGCCAAGTATCTCATCCTTAGCGTTCCTCGCGAGCCTCTCTGGCGCGCTTTGAACATCCTTCGCTGCGCATATCTGCCTCAAGCCGGCAACACACCCGGCCACATCCAACACTGGTCGAGCCACAGCTTTCAGGCACTGGTTGCGCAGTACTTCGACATCATCGCCGTGCGCAGGCCGCTGCCCTGGTGCATGCTCCTGTGCCGCCCGCGCACCTGA
- the murJ gene encoding murein biosynthesis integral membrane protein MurJ yields the protein MSQAEPSASLAGSVARVGGGTLISRLLGFARDLLIARLFGASQATDAFFVAFRIPNLMRRLFAEGAFAATLIPALTHAGGQHLQDQDSTRKLISEFTGSLTALLLLITGLGLLAAPLLVWLLAPGFSAETQQLQLTTALLRLTLPYLLFIGLTALAGAVLNSYEHFAIPALTPALLNLSLIGCALLLAPRLEQPVFALAWGVLFGGVAQLALQVAALARLGLLVTPSINWHSPELTRLLAAMGPTLIGMSVTQINLLLDTLLASFLIAGSISWLYYAERLMDFPLGILGAALGTAILPRLARTHASGHRDDFNVTLDWALRWTLLLGLPAAAGLLVLAEPIIAILFRSDHFGAQDIHQAQRALMAYALGLPFFMAYKVVAPGFFSRNDLKTPLRIGLISMAANLLLSLLLMVPFGHVGLALATSLASALGAGLLLRAMLRADHAKLQPGWSALLLRTTLGTAVMMLLIAWMSAKLPLPTEPGFAKGLLPLIALVLTGAIVYPLMLLMLGFRARHIRPKRQH from the coding sequence ATGTCCCAAGCCGAGCCCTCCGCATCGCTCGCAGGTTCCGTTGCTCGCGTTGGCGGCGGCACGCTGATCTCCCGTCTGCTCGGATTCGCGCGTGATTTGCTGATTGCGCGCCTGTTCGGAGCCAGTCAGGCGACTGATGCGTTTTTTGTCGCTTTCCGGATTCCCAATCTGATGCGGCGACTCTTTGCCGAGGGCGCCTTTGCCGCCACTCTGATCCCCGCCCTGACCCACGCGGGCGGCCAGCACCTCCAAGACCAAGACTCCACACGCAAGCTGATCAGCGAATTCACCGGCTCGCTGACAGCCCTGCTGCTGCTGATCACCGGCCTCGGCCTGCTCGCAGCGCCCTTGCTGGTCTGGCTGCTGGCGCCCGGCTTTAGCGCCGAAACACAACAACTGCAATTAACGACTGCGCTCTTGCGCCTGACGCTGCCCTATCTGTTGTTTATCGGGCTCACGGCACTGGCCGGCGCGGTGCTCAACTCCTACGAGCACTTCGCCATCCCAGCTCTGACCCCCGCGCTGCTCAATCTTTCACTCATTGGCTGCGCCTTGCTGCTCGCGCCTCGACTTGAACAACCCGTTTTTGCCCTCGCCTGGGGTGTCCTGTTTGGCGGTGTGGCGCAACTCGCCCTGCAAGTCGCTGCGCTAGCGCGCCTCGGGCTGCTGGTCACCCCAAGCATCAACTGGCACAGCCCGGAACTGACCCGTCTGCTGGCCGCCATGGGGCCGACGCTGATTGGCATGTCAGTCACGCAAATCAACCTGCTGCTCGACACTCTGCTGGCATCCTTTCTGATTGCCGGCAGCATCTCCTGGCTTTATTACGCCGAACGACTGATGGATTTTCCGCTCGGCATTCTTGGCGCCGCCCTAGGCACGGCGATTCTGCCGCGACTCGCACGGACCCATGCGAGCGGACATCGCGACGACTTCAACGTCACACTCGACTGGGCACTGCGCTGGACTCTGCTCCTCGGCTTGCCTGCTGCTGCCGGACTGCTGGTGCTCGCCGAGCCAATCATTGCAATCCTGTTCAGGTCTGACCACTTCGGAGCCCAAGACATCCACCAGGCCCAGCGGGCACTCATGGCCTACGCGTTAGGCCTGCCTTTTTTCATGGCCTACAAGGTTGTAGCCCCTGGCTTTTTCAGCCGCAATGACCTGAAAACACCACTGCGAATCGGTCTGATCAGCATGGCTGCCAACCTGCTGCTGAGCCTTCTGCTCATGGTGCCATTTGGGCACGTCGGACTCGCACTTGCCACATCGCTCGCGAGCGCCCTCGGTGCCGGTCTGCTGCTGCGAGCCATGCTGCGCGCCGATCACGCCAAGCTCCAGCCCGGCTGGTCGGCACTCCTGCTGCGCACGACCCTCGGCACAGCTGTCATGATGCTGCTGATTGCATGGATGTCAGCAAAGCTGCCACTCCCGACAGAACCGGGATTCGCCAAAGGCCTGTTACCGCTCATCGCCCTCGTCCTCACCGGCGCCATCGTCTATCCGCTCATGCTTCTGATGCTGGGATTCAGGGCGCGGCATATCCGCCCCAAGCGGCAACATTGA
- the lspA gene encoding signal peptidase II, with translation MSAFTPSRAHWLWLSVTVIALDQLSKWLAERLLPLHEPVALMPMLNLTLMHNEGAAFSLLADAGGWQRWLFAGFALLVTIGLIIWLLRLDARERLTAAALTLLIGGAIGNLIDRVRTGRVVDFIDVYYGDWHWPAFNLADSAITLGVALLLIETLRAGKNT, from the coding sequence ATGTCCGCATTCACCCCGAGCCGGGCGCACTGGTTATGGCTGTCGGTCACAGTCATCGCACTCGACCAGCTCAGCAAATGGCTGGCTGAGCGTCTACTGCCGCTGCACGAGCCGGTCGCGCTCATGCCGATGTTAAACCTCACCCTGATGCACAACGAGGGCGCAGCCTTCAGCCTGCTAGCCGATGCCGGTGGCTGGCAGCGCTGGCTGTTCGCGGGCTTTGCGCTGCTGGTCACCATCGGGCTGATCATCTGGCTGCTGCGCCTCGACGCCCGCGAGCGCCTGACTGCTGCGGCGCTAACGCTGCTAATTGGCGGTGCTATTGGCAACCTGATCGACCGGGTACGCACCGGCAGGGTGGTGGATTTCATCGATGTCTATTATGGTGACTGGCACTGGCCGGCGTTTAACCTTGCCGATAGCGCCATCACCCTTGGCGTCGCACTGCTGCTGATCGAGACCCTGCGGGCGGGGAAAAACACTTGA
- the rpsT gene encoding 30S ribosomal protein S20: MANSAQARKRARQAETHRQRNAAQRSHFRTALKKVLKAIGAGDREAATAAYQSAVPVIDRAANKGLIHCNKAARHKSRLNARLRAMAS, translated from the coding sequence TTGGCTAATTCCGCCCAAGCCCGCAAGCGCGCTCGCCAGGCCGAGACACATCGCCAGCGCAACGCCGCGCAGCGCAGCCATTTTCGCACCGCACTGAAAAAGGTTCTCAAAGCCATTGGTGCCGGTGACAGGGAGGCTGCTACCGCTGCCTATCAGTCCGCCGTACCCGTGATTGATCGGGCCGCCAATAAAGGACTGATTCATTGTAACAAGGCCGCTCGGCACAAAAGCCGGCTGAACGCGCGCCTGCGTGCCATGGCATCCTGA
- a CDS encoding IS1634 family transposase, translated as MTEVVFIGDRGMLKAKGKAVLSADGWRYISALTKPQVRALLTQGVLQPDLFDEEIGEVLQDGKRLITRCNPSIQRRMRARRADKLNQLEHLIAERNAFVSQSTRADPTAGLRQLEHWVKRYKLHGFVSLALEGDQICCTIDQDHLAEVALLDGCYVLETTVPAPVMDRHAVDARYRDLQQVERNFKTMKTDFLEIRPVFLRNGQRTKAHVFVAMLALKITRLFQSLLHQAYGTTDDDPHAITPEDALEALSRLTYLIYDVKGSRYARLVQPDEEQCKLLDALGLRFPRQTAKAL; from the coding sequence GTGACCGAGGTCGTCTTCATCGGTGATCGTGGCATGCTCAAGGCGAAGGGCAAAGCCGTGCTGAGCGCCGATGGCTGGCGCTACATCAGCGCCCTGACCAAGCCGCAGGTCCGCGCCTTGCTCACCCAAGGCGTGTTGCAGCCTGATCTGTTCGATGAGGAGATCGGCGAAGTACTCCAGGATGGCAAACGTCTGATCACCCGATGCAATCCCTCCATACAACGGCGCATGCGCGCGCGTCGGGCCGATAAGCTCAATCAACTCGAGCATCTGATTGCCGAGCGTAATGCCTTTGTCAGCCAATCGACCCGCGCCGATCCAACCGCAGGGTTGCGCCAACTCGAGCACTGGGTCAAGCGCTACAAGCTCCATGGCTTTGTGAGCTTGGCGCTGGAGGGGGATCAAATCTGCTGCACCATCGATCAGGATCACTTGGCCGAGGTCGCCCTGTTGGATGGTTGCTATGTTTTGGAAACCACCGTACCGGCACCTGTCATGGATCGCCATGCGGTCGATGCGCGCTATCGCGACCTGCAACAGGTCGAGCGCAATTTCAAAACCATGAAAACGGATTTTCTCGAGATCCGCCCGGTCTTTCTGCGCAATGGCCAGCGCACCAAAGCCCATGTCTTCGTGGCCATGCTGGCGCTAAAGATCACCCGCCTGTTTCAATCTCTCTTACATCAGGCCTATGGCACCACGGATGATGACCCGCATGCCATCACGCCCGAGGATGCCTTAGAGGCCCTCAGTCGCTTGACGTATTTGATCTATGACGTCAAAGGCAGCCGTTACGCGCGTCTCGTGCAACCCGATGAGGAGCAATGCAAACTCCTCGACGCACTCGGCCTGCGCTTTCCCCGCCAAACCGCCAAAGCACTCTAG
- the ileS gene encoding isoleucine--tRNA ligase has protein sequence MKGNLAQREPEMLKRWEQEDVYGQIRAARAGAEQFILHDGPPYANGAIHIGHAVNKILKDIIVKSRTLDGLDAPYVPGWDCHGLPIELQVEKKKGKPGLRISATQFRDACREYAGKQVDGQREDFKRLGVLGDWANPYLTMAPAFEAEIVRSLGRIIDAGHLHKGAKPVHWCIDCGSALAEAEVEYAEKESIAIDVRFPVQEDDALFARCHAVPDGHGEGPMSVVIWTTTPWTLPANQAVALNPELEYALVQVEDGPGNGHGGKERLLIAEGLIKDTMDRWNIAHYRVIAYGPGHAFEGMKLAHPFYDREIPIILGEHVTLDAGTGAVHTAPGHGLEDYLVGNRYKLRVDNPVGGDGRFVPGTPLLAGENVFDANEQVVEILKARGALLRASRFNHSYPHCWRHKTPVIFRATPQWFIGMEQRGLRNAALEAIDTVRWLPDWGQSRIQGMVANRPDWCISRQRTWGVPITLLIHKHSGERHPRTPELIEEVARRIEQGGINAWFELQVSDLLPEAEAADYVKVTDTLDVWFDSGVTHACVLEQRTGLSVPADLYLEGSDQHRGWFQSSLLTSVAMHGPDESRAPYKTVLTHGFTVDQQGRKMSKSLGNVVSPQQVVKTLGADIIRLWVAATDYRGEMSVSEEILKRTADAYRRIRNTARFLLANLNGFDPEQHLVAPGEMIALDRWAVARAHELQQEILSAYQDYQFHLIYHRLHNFCVVDMGGFYLDVIKDRQYTTPADSLARRSCQSAMYLIIEAMSRWLAPILSFTADEIWQHIPGRQPDREPGAEPPSSVFAASWFDGLFALDASDPLDTAAWNQILECRAAVGKALEDARKSALIGAALDAEIALYCKPELAGILNRLGEELRFIFITSGVSVHGLEQAPADATDAAEGLKVQVRPSPHPKCVRCWHHRADLGTHTEHPHLCGRCVENITGAGETRRFA, from the coding sequence ATGAAGGGCAACCTGGCTCAGCGCGAGCCGGAGATGCTCAAGCGCTGGGAGCAGGAAGACGTCTACGGCCAGATTCGCGCCGCGCGCGCCGGCGCGGAGCAGTTCATCCTGCACGATGGCCCGCCCTATGCAAATGGTGCCATTCACATCGGCCATGCGGTGAACAAGATTCTCAAGGACATCATCGTCAAGTCGCGCACGCTCGACGGGCTGGACGCGCCCTATGTGCCGGGCTGGGACTGTCACGGGCTGCCGATCGAGTTGCAGGTCGAGAAGAAAAAGGGCAAGCCAGGGCTGCGTATCTCGGCCACGCAGTTTCGCGACGCCTGCCGCGAGTATGCGGGCAAACAGGTCGATGGCCAGCGCGAGGACTTCAAACGCTTGGGCGTACTGGGCGACTGGGCCAATCCTTACCTGACCATGGCCCCAGCCTTTGAGGCCGAAATCGTGCGCTCGCTCGGGCGCATCATCGACGCCGGGCATCTGCACAAGGGCGCCAAGCCTGTGCACTGGTGCATCGATTGCGGCTCGGCCCTAGCCGAGGCCGAGGTGGAATATGCCGAGAAAGAATCCATCGCCATCGATGTGCGCTTTCCGGTGCAGGAAGACGACGCCCTGTTCGCACGCTGCCATGCGGTGCCCGATGGCCATGGCGAGGGGCCCATGTCGGTGGTCATCTGGACCACCACGCCTTGGACACTCCCAGCCAATCAGGCCGTGGCACTCAATCCCGAGCTGGAATACGCCCTGGTGCAAGTGGAGGATGGCCCGGGCAATGGCCATGGCGGGAAGGAGCGCCTGCTGATCGCTGAGGGGCTGATCAAGGACACCATGGATCGATGGAATATCGCGCATTATCGGGTGATTGCCTATGGCCCCGGCCATGCGTTCGAGGGGATGAAACTGGCACATCCCTTCTATGACCGCGAGATTCCGATCATCCTCGGCGAGCATGTCACCCTCGATGCCGGCACCGGTGCCGTGCATACTGCCCCCGGTCATGGCCTGGAGGACTATCTGGTCGGCAACCGCTACAAATTGCGCGTCGACAACCCGGTCGGCGGTGATGGCCGCTTCGTCCCCGGCACCCCGCTGTTGGCGGGCGAAAATGTGTTTGATGCCAACGAGCAGGTAGTAGAAATCCTCAAAGCCCGGGGCGCCCTGCTGCGCGCGTCACGTTTCAACCACAGCTATCCGCATTGCTGGCGACATAAGACCCCGGTAATCTTCCGCGCCACCCCGCAGTGGTTCATCGGCATGGAGCAACGCGGACTCAGAAATGCCGCGCTGGAGGCCATCGACACCGTGCGCTGGCTGCCCGACTGGGGGCAGTCGCGCATTCAGGGCATGGTGGCCAACCGGCCGGACTGGTGCATTTCCCGTCAGCGAACCTGGGGCGTCCCCATCACGCTGCTGATCCACAAGCACAGCGGCGAGCGCCACCCGCGCACCCCGGAACTGATCGAAGAGGTTGCCCGGCGCATCGAACAAGGCGGCATCAATGCCTGGTTCGAGCTGCAAGTGAGCGACCTGCTGCCGGAAGCTGAAGCAGCCGACTACGTGAAGGTGACGGACACCCTGGATGTCTGGTTCGACTCGGGCGTCACCCACGCCTGCGTGCTTGAGCAGCGCACGGGCTTAAGCGTCCCGGCCGATCTGTACCTGGAGGGCTCCGACCAACATCGCGGCTGGTTCCAGTCCTCGTTGCTGACATCCGTCGCCATGCACGGGCCTGATGAGAGCAGGGCGCCCTACAAAACCGTGCTGACCCATGGTTTCACCGTCGATCAGCAGGGACGCAAGATGTCGAAGTCCCTCGGCAATGTGGTCAGTCCCCAGCAGGTGGTCAAAACGCTCGGCGCCGACATCATCCGTCTGTGGGTAGCGGCGACCGACTATCGCGGCGAGATGAGTGTGTCGGAGGAAATCCTCAAGCGCACCGCCGATGCCTACCGGCGCATCCGCAACACCGCGCGCTTTCTGCTGGCTAATCTCAACGGCTTCGACCCCGAACAGCATCTGGTTGCCCCGGGTGAAATGATCGCGCTCGACCGTTGGGCGGTGGCCCGCGCGCATGAGTTGCAGCAGGAGATCCTCAGCGCCTACCAGGACTATCAATTTCACTTGATCTACCACCGCCTGCACAACTTCTGCGTGGTCGACATGGGCGGCTTTTATCTGGATGTCATCAAGGATCGCCAGTACACCACGCCGGCCGACAGCCTGGCCCGTCGCTCCTGCCAGAGCGCCATGTACCTGATCATTGAGGCCATGAGTCGCTGGCTGGCACCCATCTTGAGCTTCACCGCCGATGAGATCTGGCAGCACATTCCCGGTCGCCAACCAGATCGGGAGCCCGGTGCTGAGCCGCCATCGAGCGTCTTCGCCGCCTCCTGGTTCGACGGCCTGTTCGCGCTCGATGCCAGCGACCCGCTCGATACTGCGGCCTGGAATCAGATACTCGAGTGCCGCGCCGCCGTTGGTAAAGCGCTGGAAGACGCGCGCAAATCCGCGCTGATCGGCGCCGCCCTGGATGCCGAGATCGCGCTTTATTGCAAACCCGAGTTGGCGGGGATTCTGAACCGCCTAGGCGAGGAGTTGCGCTTTATCTTCATCACATCAGGGGTCTCTGTGCACGGGCTTGAGCAGGCTCCGGCGGACGCGACCGACGCCGCAGAGGGACTGAAAGTGCAGGTGCGCCCAAGCCCGCACCCAAAATGCGTGCGCTGCTGGCATCATCGCGCCGACCTGGGCACCCATACCGAGCATCCGCATCTGTGTGGGCGCTGTGTTGAGAACATCACCGGCGCCGGCGAGACCCGGCGCTTTGCCTAA